Proteins encoded within one genomic window of Alteribacter populi:
- the argH gene encoding argininosuccinate lyase, whose protein sequence is MALTRSQSYIDNTLEPTYTFTKKHFYTYIMEINLAHTLMLKKQQIVSDEDASKIAEATLALLKKGYNKEYDPGFEDLFFMIESDLSNAIGPELVGNMHIAFSRNDMDTTMFRMLWRQKLSEWIEQINDLRETLLELIDEHKETVMPAHTHNQQAQPTTLAHYLLAVENNLQRDVERGIALYNRINHCPMGAAALATTGFDIDRYEMSDQLGFSSPLPNSYDAISASDFMLEIGSVLSISLSTLSRFVYDLMFMATNEVNTLRLHDQHVQTSSIMPQKRNPSALEHTRASISKAIAELQGCFTVAHSVPLGDIVDIGDDIQPPLLSGVDHTYGILAILTEILQHASFNKTKLYQSAEDGFSTVTELADVLVRNHSVSFRTAHKIVSELVKELTKNGQDIRQGNADLVNFIAKKKVNVTLSLSKNEFKRAIDPKGFVAVRKTLGGPAPREVERQLNAAHLTLKKDQNWIAGTFHSLSQYSTRLEENAKLCVKDNHSV, encoded by the coding sequence ATGGCGTTAACAAGATCGCAATCATACATCGATAACACCTTAGAGCCGACTTACACTTTTACAAAAAAGCATTTCTATACGTACATTATGGAAATCAACCTCGCCCATACATTAATGCTAAAAAAACAGCAAATTGTATCCGATGAAGATGCCAGTAAGATTGCAGAAGCCACACTTGCGTTACTAAAGAAGGGCTATAACAAAGAATACGACCCAGGTTTTGAAGATTTATTTTTCATGATCGAATCCGACCTTTCTAACGCTATCGGACCAGAGCTCGTTGGGAATATGCACATTGCGTTTAGCCGAAATGATATGGATACGACGATGTTTCGTATGTTATGGCGTCAAAAACTATCCGAATGGATCGAGCAAATTAATGATCTTAGAGAAACCTTACTAGAATTAATCGATGAACATAAAGAAACCGTTATGCCCGCGCATACACACAATCAACAAGCCCAACCAACAACGCTAGCTCATTACTTACTGGCTGTTGAAAATAACCTCCAACGAGATGTGGAGCGAGGGATCGCTTTATACAACCGGATTAACCATTGTCCTATGGGAGCCGCCGCTTTGGCAACGACTGGTTTTGATATTGACCGCTACGAGATGAGTGATCAGCTTGGCTTCTCCTCACCTTTGCCCAACTCCTATGATGCCATCTCTGCCTCAGACTTTATGCTCGAAATTGGAAGCGTCTTATCCATTTCCTTAAGTACTCTTTCACGCTTCGTATACGACCTCATGTTTATGGCAACTAACGAAGTCAATACGTTGCGATTGCATGACCAACACGTGCAAACATCTAGCATTATGCCTCAAAAAAGAAATCCGTCCGCATTAGAACATACACGTGCTTCTATTAGTAAAGCTATAGCTGAATTACAAGGCTGTTTTACCGTTGCTCATAGTGTCCCTTTAGGAGATATCGTGGATATTGGCGATGACATTCAACCACCTCTTCTATCTGGAGTCGACCATACTTATGGGATTCTCGCAATTTTAACAGAGATTCTTCAACATGCTTCCTTTAATAAAACAAAACTTTATCAGAGTGCTGAGGATGGGTTTTCGACCGTCACGGAGCTTGCGGATGTCCTAGTGAGAAATCATAGTGTTTCTTTTCGAACCGCTCATAAAATCGTCTCTGAGCTTGTAAAAGAGTTGACAAAAAACGGACAGGACATTCGTCAAGGAAATGCTGATCTTGTCAATTTTATCGCAAAGAAAAAGGTAAATGTCACACTTTCCTTATCCAAGAATGAATTCAAACGAGCCATAGATCCAAAAGGTTTTGTTGCTGTACGAAAGACCCTTGGGGGGCCCGCTCCTCGGGAAGTTGAGCGACAATTAAATGCCGCACATCTCACCTTAAAGAAAGATCAAAATTGGATAGCCGGAACTTTCCATAGCCTTAGCCAATACTCTACCAGGTTAGAGGAAAACGCGAAGCTATGTGTAAAGGATAATCACTCTGTTTAA